A genomic segment from Gracilimonas sediminicola encodes:
- a CDS encoding copper chaperone PCu(A)C — translation MRKTAFLLLISGLMLSEACTNQKAEKENVNEKPDVIRERVRPAASGGTSAAYFVYTNSLDKADTLRSVEADFADMVQVHESYETEDGMMGMREQKEVVVQPGQEIRFRQGGLHIMLMGLNQELQAGDSVAVKLKFSGAGEVVKKLPVQP, via the coding sequence ATGAGAAAAACAGCTTTCCTTTTATTGATTAGTGGTTTGATGCTTTCAGAGGCCTGCACTAACCAAAAAGCGGAGAAAGAAAATGTGAATGAGAAACCCGATGTGATAAGAGAGCGGGTTCGTCCGGCCGCTTCTGGTGGGACAAGTGCAGCTTATTTTGTTTATACAAATTCACTGGACAAAGCGGACACCTTACGTTCGGTTGAGGCAGATTTTGCAGATATGGTGCAGGTGCATGAGTCTTACGAAACTGAAGACGGGATGATGGGGATGCGGGAACAAAAAGAAGTAGTTGTACAGCCCGGACAAGAAATCCGGTTCCGGCAGGGAGGGCTTCACATTATGCTGATGGGCTTGAATCAGGAATTACAAGCCGGCGATTCCGTGGCCGTAAAATTGAAGTTCTCAGGAGCCGGAGAGGTTGTTAAAAAGCTTCCGGTTCAGCCCTGA
- a CDS encoding methyltransferase domain-containing protein, whose protein sequence is MANRTELSKDETAESYDALASKYDVRWKGYLENTHQKLLGQLRIHPSDRVLDISAGTGYLAKYIQQNDWEFGEFVLNDVSSEMLGKAQEKVGSDDRYRFTGYSAEQMSFETNSFDRVISMNAFHNYPNQEAVIQEVYRVLKPGGMFYLLDWNKEGLFRVVNYWIDKLTSETIQTVSVDDAEALLSSLHFNIKNKQTWHYRYWNLFLITVNKPEQGK, encoded by the coding sequence GTGGCCAACAGAACAGAGTTGAGTAAAGATGAAACCGCAGAGAGCTACGATGCCCTCGCATCCAAATACGATGTTCGGTGGAAGGGGTACCTCGAGAATACACATCAAAAATTATTAGGTCAGCTTAGAATACATCCATCCGATCGGGTGTTGGACATCAGCGCAGGAACCGGTTACCTGGCAAAGTATATTCAACAGAATGACTGGGAGTTCGGTGAGTTTGTACTGAATGATGTGTCCTCTGAAATGCTGGGGAAGGCTCAGGAAAAGGTGGGCTCCGATGATCGATATCGCTTTACCGGGTACAGCGCAGAGCAGATGAGTTTTGAGACCAATTCTTTTGACCGGGTCATTTCAATGAATGCTTTTCACAATTACCCGAATCAGGAGGCTGTTATACAGGAGGTTTATCGGGTGCTAAAGCCCGGCGGGATGTTTTATTTGCTGGATTGGAATAAAGAAGGGCTATTCAGAGTGGTTAATTACTGGATCGATAAGCTTACCAGTGAAACCATTCAAACCGTTTCCGTAGATGATGCTGAAGCATTACTCAGTTCACTTCATTTCAATATTAAGAACAAGCAAACCTGGCACTACAGGTATTGGAATTTATTCCTCATCACCGTGAACAAGCCCGAACAGGGGAAATAG
- a CDS encoding DUF7282 domain-containing protein: protein MKSLNKLFIILAAVGLSFTACDNNNSSGEDDTDIPAVEANTQGTSNGNQVTISNVVSPESGWIVIHRSNAEGNGPQVPEIIGKSMVEAGVNSDVTIQLEEGVSNEETLWAMLHEDTGTLGEYEFDGENGLDLPVTLNDHIVMTSFMISQTDPAISVSDQVDRGNIFVIGSVSAAEDGWIVIHGPNANNDGPQIPEIIGKAPVSAGVNENVEIVLNEGAEVSTGDNLFPMLHYDTGTNGEYEFDGQSGLDQPVITAEGDIVLASFEVIENMSTLMAEDQTVMNNSITVDVESDTDGWVVVHASNEANDGPQIPEIIGKAPIQEGMNTDVQITFDDSVVVEDGDVLYPMVHYDTGTIGTYEFDGQGPHDQPVITADGILLTSITVSGSAAPAVVAEEQAVEDGTLTISETMTGQIGFVVLHRDTGNDSPVVPASIGHGQVYTGQNTDLVIELNDGETLESGEKVWAMLHIDNGTIGSYDFDGSEGSDDPPVFDSMQNIVMVQFTIQ from the coding sequence ATGAAATCACTAAACAAACTATTCATTATTCTGGCTGCTGTAGGATTATCCTTCACAGCTTGTGATAATAACAATTCATCGGGAGAAGACGACACAGACATCCCGGCCGTAGAAGCCAACACACAGGGCACCAGTAACGGTAACCAGGTTACCATATCAAATGTGGTATCACCCGAAAGCGGATGGATCGTTATTCACCGCTCTAATGCTGAAGGCAACGGACCTCAGGTTCCTGAAATCATCGGAAAATCTATGGTTGAAGCCGGTGTAAATAGCGATGTAACCATTCAGCTGGAAGAGGGCGTTTCTAACGAAGAAACCCTTTGGGCCATGCTGCATGAAGACACCGGAACTCTGGGCGAATACGAATTTGACGGGGAAAACGGATTAGACCTGCCGGTTACCTTAAATGATCATATCGTGATGACATCTTTCATGATTTCCCAAACCGATCCGGCTATTTCAGTCAGTGATCAGGTTGATCGAGGTAATATTTTCGTTATTGGATCCGTATCTGCTGCTGAAGACGGCTGGATTGTAATTCACGGACCGAATGCCAACAACGACGGACCTCAAATTCCGGAAATCATTGGTAAAGCACCGGTTTCTGCAGGCGTAAATGAGAATGTGGAAATTGTACTGAATGAAGGTGCGGAAGTATCTACCGGAGACAATCTCTTTCCGATGCTTCATTATGATACAGGAACAAACGGTGAGTATGAATTTGACGGACAAAGCGGTTTAGACCAACCGGTTATCACCGCAGAAGGTGACATTGTTCTTGCTTCTTTTGAAGTAATCGAAAACATGTCAACACTGATGGCAGAAGACCAAACCGTTATGAACAACTCTATCACGGTTGATGTGGAATCAGATACCGACGGATGGGTGGTTGTACATGCTTCAAACGAAGCCAATGACGGTCCCCAGATCCCCGAGATTATTGGTAAAGCACCAATTCAGGAAGGAATGAACACAGACGTTCAAATCACTTTTGATGACAGCGTTGTAGTGGAAGATGGTGACGTGTTATACCCTATGGTGCACTACGATACCGGAACAATCGGTACCTATGAGTTTGACGGCCAAGGACCGCATGACCAACCGGTTATAACTGCTGATGGAATTCTGCTGACAAGCATTACCGTAAGTGGTTCCGCTGCTCCGGCTGTAGTTGCAGAAGAGCAGGCTGTGGAAGATGGAACTCTTACCATCTCTGAAACCATGACAGGCCAGATAGGATTTGTAGTACTTCACCGAGATACCGGTAACGATTCTCCTGTAGTACCGGCAAGTATTGGCCACGGACAAGTTTACACCGGCCAAAATACTGACCTGGTTATTGAACTTAACGACGGCGAAACCCTGGAGTCAGGAGAGAAAGTATGGGCGATGTTGCACATCGACAACGGAACAATCGGATCTTATGATTTCGACGGTTCTGAAGGAAGTGACGACCCACCCGTATTTGATTCAATGCAAAACATTGTAATGGTTCAGTTTACTATTCAATAA
- a CDS encoding SCO family protein has translation MKKLILLFIPLFIIACGNNPEVIEDMGDASFQLVNSDSAEVVFPDDFEGDYVVMGFIYTNCPDICSLITQNLVKIQKELNYPEDVQFVAATFDPVRDTPSKLKQYGKAFGVDENFTFLTGDSTEVFALMDSARVRSQVSFTQQTESGKELYFINHSDKIMVLDKQARVIFEYGGSQPMIPSLVVEDLNKVR, from the coding sequence ATGAAGAAATTAATACTGCTTTTCATCCCCCTTTTTATAATCGCTTGTGGCAATAACCCCGAGGTTATTGAGGATATGGGTGACGCCTCTTTTCAGCTGGTTAACAGTGACAGTGCCGAGGTCGTCTTTCCGGATGACTTTGAAGGCGATTACGTGGTGATGGGATTTATATACACCAACTGTCCGGATATCTGTTCGCTCATCACCCAAAATCTCGTCAAAATTCAGAAAGAGTTGAATTATCCGGAGGATGTACAATTCGTAGCCGCTACATTTGATCCGGTACGGGATACTCCATCGAAGCTAAAGCAGTACGGCAAGGCTTTTGGGGTTGACGAAAACTTCACCTTTTTAACCGGCGATTCAACCGAGGTTTTTGCCTTGATGGACAGCGCCCGAGTTCGAAGTCAGGTTTCTTTTACTCAGCAAACCGAAAGCGGAAAAGAGCTTTACTTCATCAATCACTCCGATAAAATCATGGTGTTAGACAAACAGGCGCGGGTAATTTTTGAATATGGAGGAAGCCAGCCGATGATTCCTTCTCTTGTAGTTGAAGATTTAAATAAAGTCCGATGA